One genomic segment of Paenibacillus durus includes these proteins:
- a CDS encoding DHCW motif cupin fold protein has protein sequence MKITDVPFCTIDWSEISATQHPGIEGYAYWRTFEMGNIRVRMVEYTPGYIADHWCNRGHVLLVLEGELYTELSDGRKFKLTPGVSYQVADDANPHRSYTYTGAKLFIVD, from the coding sequence ATGAAGATAACGGATGTTCCATTTTGTACAATTGACTGGAGTGAGATAAGCGCTACTCAACATCCTGGAATTGAAGGTTATGCGTATTGGCGGACATTTGAGATGGGGAACATAAGAGTGCGAATGGTAGAATATACTCCTGGTTATATTGCAGACCATTGGTGTAACAGAGGCCACGTTTTGTTAGTACTTGAAGGAGAATTGTATACTGAACTTTCAGATGGAAGAAAATTTAAACTTACGCCTGGAGTCAGCTATCAGGTAGCTGACGATGCAAATCCACATAGATCATATACGTACACTGGAGCAAAATTATTTATTGTGGACTAA
- a CDS encoding IS5 family transposase (programmed frameshift) — translation MRRRYELTDEEWNILEPLLPPARKKQGGRPPKDRRQMLNAVLWVARTGAPWRDLPGYYGPWSSAYSFFWRLQKANLWDEILKHVAIEPDWEQVMVDATIVRVHQYGAGAKGGKDRQAIGRSRGGLTTKIHAMVDALGYPLRFELTPGQDHDSVTGYRLLHELDFCPGEVLADRAYDTNAILELLQSRAITPVIPSKRNRRVKRPLDSEAYKERHLIECFFNKVKNYRRLATRYEKTANMFIAFLTLLSIRLWLK, via the exons ATGAGACGAAGATACGAGTTAACGGATGAAGAATGGAATATACTTGAACCCCTGTTGCCCCCGGCCCGAAAAAAACAAGGAGGACGTCCGCCTAAGGATCGGCGCCAGATGCTCAATGCGGTGCTCTGGGTAGCTCGAACGGGAGCGCCATGGCGAGATTTACCGGGTTATTATGGCCCTTGGTCTTCCGCCTACAGTTTTTTCTGGCGATTGCAGAAAGCAAACCTTTGGGATGAAATATTGAAGCATGTCGCCATCGAACCGGATTGGGAGCAAGTGATGGTCGATGCCACCATCGTCCGCGTCCATCAATATGGAGCGGGCGCAAAAGGGGGCA AGGACCGGCAGGCCATCGGGCGTTCGCGCGGAGGATTAACCACTAAAATTCATGCGATGGTGGACGCGCTCGGCTATCCGCTGCGTTTCGAATTGACGCCAGGACAAGACCACGATTCGGTCACCGGCTATCGACTTCTTCATGAATTGGACTTCTGCCCGGGCGAAGTGTTGGCTGATCGCGCCTACGATACGAACGCCATTCTGGAGCTTTTGCAAAGCCGAGCGATCACTCCGGTGATCCCAAGCAAACGCAATCGGCGGGTAAAGCGTCCGTTAGATTCTGAAGCGTATAAAGAGCGACACTTAATCGAATGCTTTTTCAACAAAGTGAAAAACTATCGAAGACTGGCGACCCGCTATGAAAAAACAGCGAATATGTTCATCGCTTTTTTGACGTTGCTTTCCATTCGTTTATGGCTCAAATAG
- a CDS encoding Gfo/Idh/MocA family protein: protein MSKIKWAIIGPGGIAQEFSEALKKCGGTLYAVGSRSLDKAQLFAEQYGAAKAYGDYAEMLQDPEIDTVYVSTPHSNHYEYIIESLKHGKHVLAEKAITVSIAQLREIAALAEEKGLVVAEAMTIYHMPLYDKLRQIVDSGKIGPLKMIQVSFGSHKEYDVNNRFFSKDLAGGALLDIGTYALSFARFFLSAQPQEVLTTFKPFETGVDEQSGIILKNDADEMAVVSLTMRAKMPKRGVVAGENGFITVDNFPRASKAVIQYLDGTSETIETGNTDEALQYEIKGMEQFIAAGRSGTLQLSLDVMEIMSNVRGQWGVVYPFE from the coding sequence ATGAGTAAAATCAAGTGGGCCATTATCGGACCGGGCGGCATTGCCCAGGAATTCTCCGAGGCTCTTAAGAAATGCGGCGGCACGCTGTACGCAGTGGGATCGCGCAGTCTGGATAAAGCACAGCTCTTTGCCGAGCAATACGGAGCAGCCAAAGCTTATGGGGATTATGCTGAAATGCTGCAGGACCCCGAAATCGATACGGTCTACGTATCCACACCCCATAGCAATCACTATGAATATATTATCGAGAGTCTGAAGCATGGCAAGCATGTACTCGCGGAAAAAGCGATTACCGTCAGCATCGCCCAGCTTCGGGAAATCGCGGCTCTGGCTGAAGAAAAAGGCCTTGTCGTGGCGGAAGCGATGACGATTTATCATATGCCTTTGTATGACAAGCTGCGGCAGATCGTAGACTCCGGCAAGATTGGCCCGCTCAAAATGATCCAGGTCTCCTTCGGCAGCCATAAGGAATACGACGTGAATAACCGGTTCTTCAGCAAGGATCTGGCAGGGGGAGCGCTGCTCGATATCGGCACCTACGCCCTGTCATTTGCCCGGTTCTTCCTGTCAGCCCAGCCGCAAGAGGTTCTTACGACCTTCAAGCCGTTCGAGACCGGCGTTGATGAGCAATCGGGCATTATTCTGAAAAATGATGCCGACGAGATGGCGGTTGTCTCCCTGACGATGCGGGCCAAAATGCCGAAAAGAGGCGTTGTCGCAGGAGAGAACGGATTTATCACCGTGGACAACTTCCCTCGCGCTTCCAAGGCCGTTATCCAGTATCTTGACGGAACTTCGGAAACGATTGAAACCGGGAATACGGACGAGGCCCTCCAGTATGAAATCAAGGGTATGGAGCAGTTCATTGCGGCAGGCCGCAGCGGCACGCTTCAGCTGTCCCTGGACGTTATGGAAATCATGAGCAATGTCAGAGGACAGTGGGGCGTTGTCTATCCTTTTGAATGA
- a CDS encoding DUF6509 family protein, with the protein MLAILGYTVEQIRDPFGIIAGTRYEFVINLEIAEEDELYSENGVSVRAVVKEADGEVSVVTYDVMETTTHRILEFDLEDDEEEELAAFCKEHLPEE; encoded by the coding sequence ATGCTTGCGATTTTGGGCTACACCGTTGAACAGATCCGGGACCCGTTCGGCATTATTGCAGGGACCCGTTACGAGTTTGTGATTAACCTTGAGATTGCGGAAGAGGACGAGCTTTATTCGGAGAACGGGGTCAGTGTCCGGGCAGTAGTCAAAGAGGCTGACGGAGAGGTGAGCGTCGTTACATATGATGTCATGGAAACGACGACGCATCGGATTCTTGAATTCGACCTTGAGGATGATGAGGAAGAAGAGCTGGCCGCTTTTTGCAAGGAGCATTTGCCCGAGGAATAA
- a CDS encoding SRPBCC family protein has translation MEDKHQGAMPDIVQTVIIDAPIEQVWNKVATFEGIAAWFMPNDFQPEIGHEFHLQSPFGPSPCKVTELDPPHRLAFTWDTEGWKVSFQLKELDGKTEFTLIHGGWKQPDEIIGKAGEKSSVIHGRMAGGWVSIVQERLTKAVEA, from the coding sequence ATGGAAGATAAACATCAGGGCGCCATGCCGGATATCGTGCAAACGGTCATTATTGATGCGCCGATTGAGCAGGTTTGGAATAAAGTAGCGACATTCGAAGGAATTGCCGCGTGGTTTATGCCAAATGACTTTCAGCCGGAAATCGGGCATGAATTTCATCTGCAATCTCCTTTTGGACCATCGCCGTGCAAGGTAACAGAGCTTGATCCGCCTCATAGATTGGCTTTCACCTGGGATACCGAGGGGTGGAAGGTTTCTTTTCAACTGAAAGAACTGGATGGAAAGACGGAATTTACGCTTATTCATGGCGGCTGGAAGCAGCCTGACGAGATCATCGGAAAAGCGGGCGAGAAAAGCTCAGTCATTCATGGCCGAATGGCGGGCGGCTGGGTATCGATCGTGCAGGAGCGGCTGACAAAGGCGGTTGAAGCCTAA
- a CDS encoding ArsR/SmtB family transcription factor, translated as MAAAEKHDVFQAIADRTRRQVLRLLSEKERPISEITAHFSVSRTAIAKHLHILSEAKLVSGRKVGREKLYRLQPEPLGELQEWLSYYERFWSNKLSILKHTLEKEN; from the coding sequence ATGGCGGCAGCGGAGAAGCATGATGTATTCCAGGCGATTGCCGATCGGACCCGCAGGCAGGTGCTTCGGCTGCTTTCCGAGAAAGAAAGGCCCATCTCTGAAATTACCGCTCATTTCTCGGTAAGCCGCACAGCCATTGCCAAGCATCTGCATATCCTGTCGGAAGCGAAGCTGGTCAGCGGCCGGAAGGTCGGAAGAGAGAAGCTGTACCGGCTGCAGCCCGAGCCACTGGGGGAACTTCAGGAATGGCTGTCCTACTATGAGCGGTTCTGGAGCAACAAGCTGTCCATCCTGAAGCATACCCTAGAAAAGGAGAACTAA
- a CDS encoding EcsC family protein: protein MTEITFGSGGPETQEELRAALEEVRSWEKEQRQLMIWERVTRLPFKLLDKITPKIVHEKIGLLLDELGSYIQNGGNYLVAGRKVGELMNEVSREAGGKAEGPYPLAVMDEAARRLSKSRSNYATAQGATTGFGGVFTLAADIPAILGLSLKVIQEIGLCYGYNPLEKEERIFAVKVMQLASSETIGKRAILEELNLELGRDGGNFGGEGAAVSKIQGWREVIAAYRDNWSSKKLLQMIPVAGMLFGAYTNREMLKGVSEAARMLYRKRRILARLAETGETPL from the coding sequence ATGACGGAAATAACGTTTGGTTCCGGAGGACCGGAAACGCAGGAGGAGCTGCGTGCGGCGCTTGAAGAAGTGAGAAGCTGGGAGAAGGAACAGAGACAGCTCATGATCTGGGAGCGGGTGACCCGGCTGCCCTTCAAGCTGCTGGACAAGATTACCCCCAAGATTGTCCATGAAAAAATAGGCCTGCTGCTGGATGAGCTTGGCAGCTATATCCAGAACGGCGGCAACTACCTCGTGGCGGGACGCAAGGTTGGCGAGCTTATGAACGAGGTGAGCCGCGAGGCGGGAGGAAAGGCGGAAGGTCCGTATCCGCTGGCGGTGATGGATGAAGCAGCGCGGCGGCTGTCCAAAAGCCGGAGCAATTACGCCACGGCGCAGGGGGCGACCACGGGCTTTGGCGGTGTGTTTACCTTGGCGGCGGATATTCCCGCCATCCTTGGCCTGTCGCTGAAGGTGATTCAAGAGATCGGCCTGTGCTATGGGTATAATCCGCTCGAGAAGGAGGAGCGTATCTTCGCCGTAAAGGTGATGCAGCTCGCTTCTTCCGAAACGATCGGCAAACGGGCGATTCTGGAAGAGCTGAACCTTGAGCTCGGCAGGGACGGCGGGAATTTCGGCGGCGAAGGCGCAGCCGTATCGAAAATCCAGGGCTGGCGCGAAGTAATCGCCGCTTACCGGGACAACTGGAGCTCGAAGAAGCTGCTGCAGATGATTCCCGTCGCCGGAATGTTATTTGGAGCGTATACTAACCGCGAGATGCTGAAGGGGGTGTCGGAAGCGGCCCGGATGCTGTACCGCAAACGGCGAATTCTCGCCAGACTGGCGGAGACCGGCGAAACACCGCTCTAA
- a CDS encoding AEC family transporter translates to MIQTVLSTLIEVVVPLSVPIIGGALIERFQRLDTKPLLTLYLYFLSPAIILDTLAHAKISFDDIYLTAAFTLLNVLLLWGTASGISKVMKFSAPDQAGLTLVSVLTNSANYGIPLVLLAFGQAGLDKASVYIIGQMLIINTLGVYFAARSHFSVKNAVKSVLSLPAIYAAILAMLLRGFDLHLPAEVAKGINMAAGAYSPVVLAILGAQMMKVGTMPSPKGERTAFWIGIAVRMLIGPLLALLVLNLLGISGKLHSVLFILASMPVAVNAVILAERFNASPLFVSRCILWTTLASFLVLPLLIALVSG, encoded by the coding sequence GTGATTCAAACCGTACTCTCCACTCTGATCGAAGTCGTTGTCCCTTTATCGGTTCCAATTATTGGCGGTGCGCTAATAGAACGCTTTCAGCGCCTGGATACGAAGCCGCTGCTTACGTTGTACCTGTATTTTTTAAGCCCTGCCATCATTCTGGACACCCTGGCCCATGCGAAGATTTCGTTTGACGACATCTATTTGACGGCGGCGTTCACCCTGCTGAACGTGCTGCTTCTGTGGGGGACCGCAAGCGGCATCAGTAAAGTTATGAAATTCTCCGCGCCCGACCAGGCGGGATTGACGCTTGTTTCCGTCTTGACCAACAGCGCAAACTATGGGATTCCGCTGGTTCTGCTCGCCTTTGGACAGGCGGGTCTTGATAAAGCTTCTGTCTATATCATTGGGCAGATGCTTATCATCAATACGCTTGGCGTTTATTTTGCAGCACGATCCCATTTTTCCGTGAAAAACGCCGTCAAATCGGTACTCTCCCTTCCCGCGATCTATGCCGCCATACTGGCGATGCTGCTCAGGGGATTTGATCTGCATTTGCCTGCCGAAGTGGCTAAAGGAATCAACATGGCGGCAGGAGCCTACTCCCCGGTTGTGCTGGCAATTCTGGGCGCACAGATGATGAAGGTGGGGACGATGCCAAGCCCAAAGGGAGAACGGACGGCGTTCTGGATAGGCATAGCGGTGCGGATGCTGATCGGTCCCCTGCTGGCGCTGTTGGTTCTAAATCTGCTGGGAATTTCCGGGAAGCTCCATTCCGTTCTCTTTATTCTTGCCTCCATGCCGGTGGCGGTTAACGCGGTCATTCTGGCAGAACGCTTCAACGCTTCTCCGCTGTTTGTGTCCCGCTGTATTCTATGGACGACGCTCGCTTCCTTTCTGGTGCTGCCATTGCTCATCGCATTGGTGAGCGGATAA